A region of the Stutzerimonas stutzeri genome:
GTGAGCGTCAGGCCGTGCGCTTCGGGCATCCGTCCGGCACGTTGCGCGTCGGTGCCGAGGCGAAGCAGATAGACGGCCAGTGGACCGTGACCAAAGCCATCATGAGCCGCAGCGCGCGCGTGCTGATGGAAGGCTGGGTACGTGTGCCGGGCGACGTATTCTAACGTGCTTCATCTGCCGCAAAGCGAATTCTTCCCGCTGAAAAACGCAAAAAGTCCGCACCAAGCGGACTTTTTGTTGTCTAGCGAAGCGGCTGTTATTTGAGTCGACGTTCGACGCCTTTTTCCACCAGGATCTTGGCGGAGATCTCCTCGACGGAGAAATGCGTAGAGTTGATGTAGTTGATGTTCTCGCGGCGGAACAGGCTTTCCACCTCGCGGACTTCGAACTCGCACTGGGCGAAGCTGGCGTAGCGGCTGTTGGGTTTTCGCTCGTGACGAATGGCCGCCAGGCGATCGGGGTCGATAGTGAGGCCGAATAGCTTGTCCTTGTACTCCTTGAGAACGCTGGGAAGCTGCAAGCGCTCCATATCATCTTCGGTCAGCGGGTAATTGGCAGCGCGAATGCCGTACTGCATCGCCATATACAAGCAGGTCGGTGTTTTACCGCAGCGGGAAACGCCAACGAGGATAAGGTCAGCCTTGTCGTAGTAGCGGGTACGGGCGCCATCGTCGTTATCGAGGGCGAAGTTGACCGCCTCGATACGCTCCATGTAGTTGGAGTTATGGCTGATAGAGTGTGATTTACCAACGGAATACGAGGAACGTGACATCAGCTCATGTTCCAGCGGAGCAAGGAAGGAAGAGAAGATGTCGATCATGAAGCCATTGGATTCGGCCAGAATGTCACGGATTTCCTGGTTCACCAGGGTGTCGAAGATGATCGGCCGCCCCCCGTCCTTTTCCGCGGCATTATTGATTTGCTGTACCATGGCCCGCGCTTTTTCCGCAGTGTCTATGTACGGGCGGGTTAGTTTCGTGAAGGTGATGTTCTCGAACTGTGCCAGAAGACTATGGCCCAGAGTTTCCGCGGTGATGCCTGTGCCGTCAGAAATGAAGAATGCAGTTCGTTTCATGTGCCTTGGGCCTTAAGTCGAGAACGGTTCCCAGCTATAGTAGGCCCTTCGCCGAGCCCGGTTGGCGGGCATTGTTACTTATTTTGCAGGGTCGGGCCACAGTAGTACGGCCAGGCTCCGGTTGAGTTTCCAACACTAATGTGGAGAGATCACCTTGGTAGAGTACGTAGTTTCCCTCGATAAGCTCGGCAATCATGACGTTGAGCGTGTAGGGGGCAAGAACGCCTCCCTCGGCGAGATGATCAGCAACCTCGCAGGCGCGGGTGTATCGGTGCCTGGCGGTTTCGCCACTACGGCACAGGCCTATCGTGATTTCATGGAGCTCAGCGGTCTCAATGAGCAGATCCATGCGCTTCTCGATGCGCTGGACGTGGATGACGTCAATGCCCTCGCCAAAGCCGGCTCGCAGATTCGCGGCTGGGTCATGGATGCTCAATTCCCGCCAAAACTGGATGCGGACATTCGCACTGCGTTCGCGGAAATGTCCGGTGGCAATGACAATATGGCCGTTGCGGTTCGTTCCTCGGCCACCGCTGAAGATCTGCCGGACGCATCTTTCGCCGGTCAGCAAGAAACCTTCCTGAACATTCGCGGCGTGGACAATGTAATCCGCGCTACCAAGGAAGTATTCGCTTCTCTGTTCAACGATCGCGCAATCGCCTACCGCGTGCACCAAGGCTTCGACCACAAGCTGGTCGCGCTCTCTGCTGGCGTGCAGCGCATGGTCCGCTCCGAAACTGGCACTGCCGGTGTCATGTTCACTCTGGACACTGAATCCGGCTTCCGCGACGTGGTGTTCATCACCGGTGCGTATGGTCTGGGTGAGACTGTTGTGCAGGGTGCAGTGAATCCGGACGAGTTCTATGTCCACAAGCAAACGCTGGAGGCCGGTCGTCCCGCCATCCTGCGTCGTAATCTGGGAAGCAAGGCGATCAAGATGATCTACGGCGCGGAAGCAAGCGCCGGTAAGTCGGTCAAGACCGTCGACGTCGACCAGGCAGACCGCGTGCGCTTCTGTCTAACCGACGAAGAAGTGAGCAATCTGGCCAGACAAGCCATGACCATCGAGAAGCACTACGGCCGTCCGATGGACATCGAGTGGGCCAAAGATGGCGATGACAATAAGCTGTATATCGTTCAGGCGCGTCCGGAAACCGTAAAAAGCCGCAGCAGCGCCAACGTGATGGAGCGCTACCTCCTGAAGGAGAAGGGTACTGTCCTCGTCGAAGGCCGTGCCATCGGTCAGCGTATTGGCGCCGGCCCCGTCAAGGTCATCCATGACGTCAGCGAGATGGACAAGGTCCAGCCGGGCGACGTGCTGGTTTCCGACATGACCGACCCGGATTGGGAACCGGTGATGAAGCGTGCCAGCGCCATCGTCACCAACCGTGGCGGGCGTACCTGTCATGCGGCGATCATCGCCCGTGAACTGGGAATCCCGGCGGTCGTAGGCTGTGGTAATGCCACCGATCTGTTGAAGGACGGCCAGCGTGTGACCGTTTCCTGTGCTGAAGGCGATACCGGCCTGATCTTCGATGGTGAGCTGGGCTTCGATATCCGCCAGAACTCCATCGACGCCATGCCGGAGCTGCCGTTCAAGATCATGATGAACGTCGGCAACCCGGACCGCGCCTTCGACTTTGCGCACCTGCCGAACGAGGGTGTCGGGCTGGCCCGCCTCGAATTCATCATCAACCGCATGATCGGCGTGCACCCCAAGGCGCTATTGAACTTCGACGGCCTGCCCGCCGATGTGAAGAGCAGCGTCGAGAAGCGCATTGCCGGTTATGACGATCCGGTCAACTTCTATGTCGAGAAGCTGGTTGAGGGCGTCAGTACCCTGGCCGCTGCCTTCTGGCCGAAAAAGGTCATCGTGCGCCTGTCGGACTTCAAGTCCAACGAATACGCCAATCTGATCGGTGGCAAGCTGTACGAGCCGGAAGAAGAGAACCCGATGCTGGGCTTCCGCGGTGCATCGCGCTACATCAGCGATTCCTTCCGTGACTGCTTCGAGCTCGAGTGCCGTGCGATGCGCAAGGTACGCGATGTGATGGGCCTTACGAACGTCGAACTTATGGTGCCATTCGTCCGCACCCTGGGCGAGGCGTCGCAGGTCATCGACATTCTTGGCCAATTCGGTCTCAAGCGCGGCGAGAATGGTCTGCGCATCATCATGATGTGCGAGCTGCCGTCCAACGCCCTGTTGGCCGATGAGTTCTTGGAATTCTTCGATGGTTTCTCCATCGGCTCGAATGACATGACCCAGCTGACGCTAGGCCTGGACCGTGACTCCGGTATCATCGCCCACTTGTTCGACGAGCGTAATCCGGCGGTGAAGAAGTTGCTGGCTAATGCCATCCAAGCATGCAACAAGGCCGGCAAATACATTGGCATCTGCGGGCAAGGCCCATCGGATCACCCGGATCTGGCCAAGTGGCTGATGGAGCAGGGCATTGAAAGCGTGTCCCTGAACCCGGACTCGGTTCTCGATACCTGGTTCTTCCTGGCTGACCGCGAGATCTGACGGTTCAGGCTGTGGCAAAACGGGGCGCAAGCCCCGTTTTCGTTGGTGCTTAATCATCGTCGGCTCGGCAATCCCGTTTTCGTGGTTTACGCGTAGCGGCTAAGATGTCGCGCCAATGGCTTTAAGACTGGACGTTCGCCCGTAATTTCCAAGCAGAAGGAGCTTCCCATGCAATACGTCACGCCTGATCTGTGCGATGCCTACCCGGACCTGGTGCAGGTTGTCGAACCGTTGTTCAGCAACTTCGGTGGCCGCGACTCCTTCGGTGGAGAGATCGTGACTATCAAGTGCTTTGAAGATAATTCACTGGTCAAGGACCAGGTCGATGTCGATGGAACCGGCAAGGTGTTGGTGGTCGATGGTGGCGGTTCGCTACGTCGCGCGTTGCTGGGCGACATGCTTGCAGAGAAAGCGGCACGCAACGGCT
Encoded here:
- the ppsA gene encoding phosphoenolpyruvate synthase, with the translated sequence MVEYVVSLDKLGNHDVERVGGKNASLGEMISNLAGAGVSVPGGFATTAQAYRDFMELSGLNEQIHALLDALDVDDVNALAKAGSQIRGWVMDAQFPPKLDADIRTAFAEMSGGNDNMAVAVRSSATAEDLPDASFAGQQETFLNIRGVDNVIRATKEVFASLFNDRAIAYRVHQGFDHKLVALSAGVQRMVRSETGTAGVMFTLDTESGFRDVVFITGAYGLGETVVQGAVNPDEFYVHKQTLEAGRPAILRRNLGSKAIKMIYGAEASAGKSVKTVDVDQADRVRFCLTDEEVSNLARQAMTIEKHYGRPMDIEWAKDGDDNKLYIVQARPETVKSRSSANVMERYLLKEKGTVLVEGRAIGQRIGAGPVKVIHDVSEMDKVQPGDVLVSDMTDPDWEPVMKRASAIVTNRGGRTCHAAIIARELGIPAVVGCGNATDLLKDGQRVTVSCAEGDTGLIFDGELGFDIRQNSIDAMPELPFKIMMNVGNPDRAFDFAHLPNEGVGLARLEFIINRMIGVHPKALLNFDGLPADVKSSVEKRIAGYDDPVNFYVEKLVEGVSTLAAAFWPKKVIVRLSDFKSNEYANLIGGKLYEPEEENPMLGFRGASRYISDSFRDCFELECRAMRKVRDVMGLTNVELMVPFVRTLGEASQVIDILGQFGLKRGENGLRIIMMCELPSNALLADEFLEFFDGFSIGSNDMTQLTLGLDRDSGIIAHLFDERNPAVKKLLANAIQACNKAGKYIGICGQGPSDHPDLAKWLMEQGIESVSLNPDSVLDTWFFLADREI
- a CDS encoding pyruvate, water dikinase regulatory protein, whose protein sequence is MKRTAFFISDGTGITAETLGHSLLAQFENITFTKLTRPYIDTAEKARAMVQQINNAAEKDGGRPIIFDTLVNQEIRDILAESNGFMIDIFSSFLAPLEHELMSRSSYSVGKSHSISHNSNYMERIEAVNFALDNDDGARTRYYDKADLILVGVSRCGKTPTCLYMAMQYGIRAANYPLTEDDMERLQLPSVLKEYKDKLFGLTIDPDRLAAIRHERKPNSRYASFAQCEFEVREVESLFRRENINYINSTHFSVEEISAKILVEKGVERRLK
- the rraA gene encoding ribonuclease E activity regulator RraA; translation: MQYVTPDLCDAYPDLVQVVEPLFSNFGGRDSFGGEIVTIKCFEDNSLVKDQVDVDGTGKVLVVDGGGSLRRALLGDMLAEKAARNGWEGLVIYGCVRDVDVLAQTDLGVQALASHPMKTDKRGIGDLNVPVTFCGVTFRPGEYVYADNNGIIVSPEPLSMPE